The following proteins are encoded in a genomic region of Phalacrocorax carbo chromosome 2, bPhaCar2.1, whole genome shotgun sequence:
- the PRR15 gene encoding proline-rich protein 15 yields the protein MADSAAATAAPRAGVKGSSAGPWWKSLTSKKKHKEAADAPAPPAAASEVPAAPPSPGGREEPPSPFGGGEAAGAGGGNRRSLRVSHSGRFKERRKVRTSLLADSPEVFDGGGAPGHAAQGGK from the coding sequence ATGGCGGACAGCGCCGCGGccaccgccgccccccgcgccggcgTGAAGGGCAGCTCGGCGGGGCCCTGGTGGAAGTCGCTGACCAGCAAGAAGAAGCACAAGGAAGCGGCGGacgccccggcgccccccgccgccgccagcgaggtccccgccgccccccccagccccggcggccGGGAGGAGCCGCCGTCCCCCTTCGGCGGCGGCGAggccgcgggggcgggcggcggcaaCCGCCGGAGCCTCCGCGTCTCCCACTCGGGCCGCTTCAAGGAGAGGCGGAAGGTGCGGACCTCGCTGCTGGCCGACAGCCCTGAAGTCTTCGACGGCGGCGGTGCCCCGGGCCACGCCGCCCAAGGGGGCAAGTAG